Proteins found in one Pocillopora verrucosa isolate sample1 chromosome 12, ASM3666991v2, whole genome shotgun sequence genomic segment:
- the LOC136277429 gene encoding uncharacterized protein — protein sequence MKTSVILALFGFVLAVGFSVALTENELAEIADEFEEENLRGKYDMKENDGELDEEDLEDNDMAIPRSKSIVAAEDEEFDERAFDNDDDRDEVSDEGDVTAMEKSADPFIRFRRVGRKIGRRIRRRVRPVRRTIRRAIRRGRRIFRRFRG from the exons ATGAAGACATCCGTTATTTTGGCTCTGTTTGGCTTTGTACTCGCTGTTGGCTTTTCAGTCGCACTAACTGAAAATGAGTTGGCCGAGATAGCAGAtgaatttgaagaagaaaaCCTTCGAGG CAAATACGACATGAAAGAGAACGATGGAGAGCTTGATGAAGAGGATCTAGAGGACAATGATATGGCAATCCCCAGAAG TAAAAGCATAGTGGCGGCCGAAGACGAGGAGTTTGACGAAAGAGCATTCGATAATGACGATGATAGAGACGAAGTTAGTGACGAAGGTGACGTAACAGCAATGGAAAAGTCAGCTGACCCCTTTATTCGCTTTAGACGTGTTGGACGCAAAATAGGACGTAGGATCAGACGTCGTGTTCGTCCTGTTCGTCGAACAATTCGTCGTGCAATACGTCGTGGTCGTCGTATATTTCGTCGTTTTCGCGGCTAA